The Microbulbifer sp. YPW1 genome contains the following window.
CCGCAGCTCACCAGCGACGGCGAGCTGGCAGCAATACACGAGAGACTCGCCGCGCTCGGCATCACCGGGCTCATTGTGCAAAAGTGCAATACCGATAACGCGCTGGACCCCGAGCTTCAGCAATAAAAATTTGAGAGCACAGATAATCATTAACTTGCGCGAAAGTAAAATCGCACACTGATTGAAGCTCGGTGTTGATAAAGCAACGGCGTAAGGCAATTATGCTATTTACCTATCCGGTGTCTCAGCGCTACTACGGGCGATCAATTCCAGGCCGGGGCGCCCGCACCAGTAACCGTCAACGCCGGGCGGCAAAAGCTCCGTATCCGGCTCGTCGCGGCGGGCGCGGTCGAAGGCGTCGATGATCTGCTCCATCTGCTGCCACTGCGGCGACAGGCGCAGGATATCCACGCCGAGATCGCACAACTGTTTGTAATGGCGCAGCAGGTTTGTCGGTTCCCCGGACAGGGTCTGGATGCCGTTGATCACGAACAGTTCGTCGCCGTCCTGGGAATCCAGCGGCAGGCCGTGCGGGTATTCCATGCAGCGGTAATCGCAGTTGTCCTTGTCCAGGCCGAGGTGGCGGGCGGTGAAGCAGCGCGCGGAATAGGCCAGCGGCATATGGCCGTAGGCAAACACCTCCACTTCTGGTTTGTTGTCGCAGGCGTGCAGCACTTCTGCCAGTTGTTGCCCGCTCAGTTCCACCGGTGCCGTCCAGCGCACCATACCCAGCGACATCAGGTGCGCCAGCGCGTGCTGGTTGTAGATATTCACCGCCGGGCCGCAGGTAAATGGCAGGCCGGCTTCCGCCAGTAGCTGTACCGCCGACAGGTCG
Protein-coding sequences here:
- a CDS encoding U32 family peptidase, with translation MQLALGPAQYYWPRTDINQFYEQMLSTPLDIIYLGEVVCGKRHQLRAADWLELAQQLAEVSDKQIVLSTLTLLESRADFNWVRKICDNGKLLVEANDLSAVQLLAEAGLPFTCGPAVNIYNQHALAHLMSLGMVRWTAPVELSGQQLAEVLHACDNKPEVEVFAYGHMPLAYSARCFTARHLGLDKDNCDYRCMEYPHGLPLDSQDGDELFVINGIQTLSGEPTNLLRHYKQLCDLGVDILRLSPQWQQMEQIIDAFDRARRDEPDTELLPPGVDGYWCGRPGLELIARSSAETPDR